A portion of the Parasedimentitalea marina genome contains these proteins:
- a CDS encoding transporter substrate-binding domain-containing protein — protein MKTIFTVTAAAVFGLASGALAADLPDLGGQEVVVATENAYPPLQFVDPKSGDAIGWEYDAMAEIAKRINITVVYENSSWDAMIPAVSEGQYDLGMTGITIRDDRKEKVDFSDKYLTSQMRMIVAGDETRFDDAAGFAANSDFLAAAQPGTTPFYVTVYDILDGDEANPRIKLFENFGAAIQALRVGDVDLALSDSTAANGYVTASNGGLKIVGDPLGTEDFGFIFPKGSELVPSINAAIASMEADGTLEALNTKWFLDYKLGQ, from the coding sequence ATGAAAACGATTTTCACTGTGACCGCAGCAGCGGTATTTGGATTGGCCAGCGGCGCACTGGCGGCGGACCTGCCTGATCTGGGTGGTCAGGAAGTGGTTGTTGCCACTGAAAACGCCTATCCGCCATTGCAGTTTGTTGACCCGAAATCGGGTGATGCGATTGGCTGGGAATATGATGCCATGGCGGAAATCGCCAAACGTATCAACATCACCGTGGTCTATGAGAACAGCAGCTGGGATGCGATGATCCCCGCCGTCAGCGAAGGCCAGTATGATCTGGGTATGACCGGGATCACCATCCGCGACGACCGCAAGGAAAAGGTCGATTTTTCCGACAAATATCTGACCTCGCAGATGCGGATGATTGTGGCTGGCGATGAGACCCGCTTTGACGATGCCGCTGGCTTTGCCGCCAACAGTGACTTTCTGGCCGCCGCACAGCCGGGCACCACGCCGTTTTATGTGACTGTCTATGATATTCTGGACGGTGACGAGGCCAACCCGCGTATCAAACTGTTTGAAAACTTTGGTGCTGCCATTCAGGCCCTGCGCGTCGGCGACGTTGATCTGGCCCTGTCAGACAGCACCGCAGCCAATGGCTATGTGACCGCATCCAACGGTGGTTTGAAAATCGTTGGTGACCCGCTGGGCACCGAGGACTTCGGCTTTATCTTCCCCAAGGGCAGTGAGCTGGTGCCCTCGATCAACGCCGCGATCGCCTCGATGGAGGCCGACGGTACCCTAGAAGCGCTGAACACCAAGTGGTTCCTCGACTATAAACTGGGTCAGTAA
- a CDS encoding HesA/MoeB/ThiF family protein, which translates to MLSILIFAAIIWWGGRFLGMPKAVRGSVVLVLYLALLTVHLTLPDGHNLRLATGGGVMPWLVLGGFGLLAAGYLRLIAALKARAAPKETDMSQKTGSFSETELDRYARHIVLRELGGPGQKKLKNARILVIGAGGLGAPALMYLAAAGVGTIGVIDDDEVENANLQRQVIHRDEDIGMAKVFSAEKAMKAQNPYVTVHPYHRRLNAEIAEDLFADYDLILDGTDNFDTRYLINRVAVALGKPLISGALSQWEGQLSLFHPSAGGPCYQCIFPEEPAAGLVPSCSEAGVVGPLPGVVGAMMALEAIKQITGAGEGLRGAMLIYDGLYCETRRIQLKSTPECPVCGPNRD; encoded by the coding sequence ATGCTTTCCATACTGATTTTTGCCGCCATCATTTGGTGGGGCGGCCGCTTTCTTGGGATGCCTAAGGCTGTGCGTGGCTCTGTGGTTTTGGTGCTGTATTTAGCGCTTTTGACCGTTCATCTGACCCTTCCTGACGGCCACAATCTGCGTCTGGCCACCGGGGGGGGCGTGATGCCATGGTTGGTGCTAGGCGGATTTGGCCTCTTGGCGGCAGGCTACTTACGCCTTATTGCTGCTCTGAAGGCCCGCGCCGCGCCTAAGGAGACAGATATGTCGCAGAAAACCGGATCTTTTTCAGAGACAGAACTGGATCGGTACGCCCGTCACATCGTGTTGCGTGAACTGGGCGGTCCGGGGCAGAAGAAATTGAAAAACGCCCGTATTCTGGTGATCGGTGCGGGTGGCCTGGGTGCGCCTGCGCTGATGTATCTTGCGGCGGCGGGTGTGGGCACCATTGGTGTGATCGATGATGACGAGGTCGAGAACGCCAACCTGCAGCGTCAGGTGATCCACCGCGATGAAGACATTGGGATGGCCAAGGTGTTTTCAGCTGAAAAGGCAATGAAGGCGCAAAACCCTTATGTTACGGTGCATCCCTATCACCGACGTCTGAATGCAGAAATCGCAGAAGATCTGTTTGCCGACTATGACCTGATTCTGGATGGCACTGATAATTTCGACACCCGGTATTTGATCAATCGCGTGGCGGTGGCGCTGGGCAAGCCTTTGATATCCGGGGCTCTGTCGCAGTGGGAGGGCCAGCTGAGCCTGTTTCATCCCAGCGCCGGTGGTCCCTGCTATCAATGTATCTTCCCGGAGGAGCCCGCCGCTGGGTTGGTGCCGTCCTGTTCCGAGGCAGGCGTGGTGGGACCGTTGCCGGGGGTTGTTGGGGCGATGATGGCGCTGGAAGCGATCAAACAGATCACCGGTGCCGGCGAAGGCCTGCGCGGTGCGATGCTGATTTATGATGGGCTATACTGCGAAACGCGGCGTATTCAGTTGAAATCGACGCCTGAATGCCCGGTTTGCGGTCCTAATCGTGACTGA
- the dut gene encoding dUTP diphosphatase, producing the protein MISIRVIYDAGADQSVPLPAYETAGAAGADLRANLADRGKVVLLPGARALVSTGLRIEMPQGYEVQIRPRSGLALKHGITLPNAPGTIDSDYRGPLGVIVMNAGQEVFEIAHGDRIAQMVVAPVLQAEFELAGALGETQRGDGGFGSTGQN; encoded by the coding sequence ATGATCTCTATCCGGGTGATATATGACGCTGGTGCGGATCAGTCAGTGCCGCTGCCGGCTTATGAAACGGCGGGGGCTGCGGGGGCGGATTTGCGGGCGAACCTGGCTGACCGGGGCAAGGTTGTGCTGTTGCCGGGTGCACGGGCGCTGGTGTCCACCGGACTGAGGATTGAGATGCCGCAGGGATATGAGGTGCAAATCCGGCCCCGATCTGGGCTGGCGCTGAAACATGGTATAACCTTGCCCAATGCGCCTGGAACCATCGATAGCGACTATCGCGGCCCCTTGGGGGTGATTGTGATGAACGCGGGCCAGGAGGTGTTTGAAATTGCCCATGGTGATCGCATCGCGCAGATGGTGGTTGCCCCTGTGCTGCAGGCCGAGTTCGAGCTGGCAGGTGCATTGGGAGAGACCCAGCGTGGCGACGGCGGATTTGGGTCAACAGGTCAAAACTGA
- the coaBC gene encoding bifunctional phosphopantothenoylcysteine decarboxylase/phosphopantothenate--cysteine ligase CoaBC translates to MLADKRILLIIGGGIAAYKTLDLIRRLQDQGAHVTPVLTRAGEEFVTPLSVSALAGSAVHRDLFDLTTEAEMGHIQLSRSADLVVVAPATADLMAKMAQGLANDLASTLLLATDTDVLVAPAMNVRMWEHSATRRNIETLKADGVSFVGPNAGRMACGEFGPGRLAEVDEIIAAVHAKLSDGPLQGQRILVTSGPTHEPIDPVRYIANRSSGAQGAAMARALRDLGAEVVFITGPATVRPPEGVQVVEVETARQMSEAVDAALPVVAGVFAAAVSDWRVVNASDRKLKKSKDGLPVMEFAENPDILKRVSRMGEGRPSLVVGFAAETNDVIDHATAKRLRKGCDWIVANDVSPATGIMGGSENAVVLISDAGAEVWPRMGKEDVARQLAERMAAALAQ, encoded by the coding sequence ATGCTGGCTGACAAACGAATTCTTCTGATCATTGGCGGCGGCATTGCCGCCTATAAAACGCTGGATCTGATCCGTCGACTGCAGGATCAGGGGGCCCATGTGACCCCGGTTCTGACCCGTGCCGGCGAAGAGTTCGTAACACCGCTGTCGGTTTCGGCGCTGGCCGGATCAGCGGTGCACCGGGACTTGTTTGATCTGACCACCGAGGCTGAGATGGGGCATATCCAACTGTCGCGCAGTGCTGATCTGGTTGTGGTGGCACCCGCCACCGCCGACCTGATGGCCAAGATGGCTCAGGGATTGGCCAATGATCTGGCCTCGACCTTGCTGCTGGCGACGGACACAGATGTTTTGGTCGCTCCAGCGATGAATGTCAGGATGTGGGAACATTCAGCCACCCGGCGCAATATCGAGACACTAAAGGCGGATGGGGTCAGTTTTGTCGGTCCAAATGCGGGTCGCATGGCCTGTGGTGAATTTGGACCCGGTCGCCTGGCCGAGGTTGATGAAATCATTGCGGCGGTTCATGCGAAGTTGTCAGATGGGCCGCTGCAGGGGCAGCGGATATTGGTCACCTCGGGGCCAACACATGAGCCGATTGATCCCGTGCGCTATATCGCCAACCGCTCGTCTGGGGCACAGGGCGCCGCGATGGCCCGTGCTCTGCGCGATCTGGGGGCGGAAGTGGTGTTTATCACGGGCCCGGCCACGGTGCGCCCACCTGAGGGGGTGCAGGTGGTGGAGGTTGAAACGGCGCGCCAAATGTCTGAAGCCGTGGACGCGGCGCTGCCGGTTGTGGCTGGGGTCTTTGCCGCTGCGGTGTCAGATTGGCGGGTGGTCAATGCGTCGGACCGCAAGTTGAAGAAATCCAAGGATGGCCTGCCGGTGATGGAGTTTGCTGAAAACCCGGATATTCTGAAGCGGGTGTCACGGATGGGCGAGGGACGGCCATCGCTGGTGGTTGGCTTTGCGGCTGAAACCAATGATGTGATTGATCACGCCACTGCCAAGCGTCTGCGCAAGGGCTGTGACTGGATTGTTGCCAATGATGTCTCGCCTGCCACTGGCATCATGGGCGGAAGTGAAAATGCGGTGGTGCTGATCTCGGATGCGGGTGCCGAGGTCTGGCCGCGTATGGGCAAAGAGGATGTGGCGCGGCAATTGGCCGAGCGGATGGCGGCGGCGCTGGCGCAGTGA
- a CDS encoding ChaN family lipoprotein — protein sequence MSILIKFVRNSVTLWGGAIFLFTASASTASAVPDPDVVQQLAVADVVILGEIHDNPAHHQMQADIVAALDPKAVVWEMITQSQAEGLAAFPLSDTDQVSQYLDWSSSGWPAFELYAPVFAAAEGALQFGGLVPRSDARVAMEKGAAGFFGTKAATFGLDVPLTDADQQLREADQMANHCDALPKEMLPLMVDFQRLRDTVLADAVVQALQVTGGPVVVITGNGHARKDRGVPVYLAQARPEILVLSLGQSEAGQVSGEFDLVVDADPIERPDPCLAFQ from the coding sequence ATGAGTATCCTTATTAAATTTGTAAGAAATAGCGTCACCTTGTGGGGTGGCGCTATTTTTCTGTTCACCGCCAGTGCCAGTACGGCTTCTGCGGTTCCAGACCCTGATGTTGTGCAGCAATTGGCGGTTGCGGATGTGGTGATCCTGGGCGAAATCCATGACAATCCAGCGCATCATCAGATGCAGGCAGATATAGTGGCCGCTTTGGATCCCAAAGCGGTGGTCTGGGAGATGATCACCCAATCGCAAGCCGAAGGCCTGGCTGCTTTTCCTTTGTCGGATACGGATCAGGTTTCCCAATATCTTGACTGGTCCAGCTCTGGATGGCCGGCGTTTGAGCTCTACGCCCCGGTCTTTGCAGCCGCAGAGGGCGCGCTGCAGTTTGGCGGGCTGGTGCCGCGGTCAGATGCAAGGGTCGCTATGGAGAAAGGCGCGGCGGGCTTTTTTGGCACAAAGGCAGCGACATTCGGACTGGACGTGCCGCTGACAGACGCAGACCAACAGCTGCGCGAGGCGGACCAGATGGCCAACCACTGCGACGCCTTGCCCAAAGAGATGCTGCCCTTGATGGTGGATTTTCAAAGGTTGCGGGACACGGTACTGGCGGATGCTGTGGTCCAGGCCTTGCAGGTCACCGGTGGCCCTGTCGTCGTGATAACCGGCAATGGTCACGCCCGAAAAGATCGCGGTGTACCGGTCTATCTTGCACAGGCTCGTCCGGAGATTTTGGTGCTGTCGCTGGGACAATCCGAGGCGGGGCAGGTTTCAGGGGAATTTGATCTGGTTGTGGATGCGGACCCGATAGAGCGCCCGGATCCCTGTCTGGCCTTTCAATAG
- a CDS encoding RNA polymerase factor sigma-32 — translation MARETHNDNPLPKKAMKAELLDAETELRLAYAWRDQKDEAALHRLINAYLRLAISMAAKFKRYGAPMNDLIQEAGLGLMKAADKFDPDRGVRFSTYAVWWIKASIQDHVMRNWSMVRTGSTSSQKSLFFNMRRVQAQLERVQSAKGHKLDRHQLHQKIATEIGVPIRDVEMMEGRLSGSDFSLNAVQSADEDGREWIDALEDDSIQAEELVEKRHDRRQLRVWLVAAMQALNRRERFIVKERKLRDRPRTLESLGSELGLSKERVRQLEAAAFLKMRKSLENQSREVHSLLV, via the coding sequence ATGGCACGTGAAACACATAATGACAATCCATTGCCAAAGAAGGCAATGAAGGCAGAATTGCTGGACGCAGAAACAGAATTGCGACTGGCCTATGCCTGGCGGGATCAAAAGGATGAGGCAGCCCTGCACCGCCTGATCAACGCCTATCTAAGACTGGCAATTTCAATGGCTGCCAAATTCAAGCGCTATGGCGCGCCGATGAATGATTTGATTCAAGAAGCAGGTTTGGGCTTGATGAAGGCCGCCGATAAGTTTGATCCGGATCGGGGGGTCCGGTTCTCGACTTATGCGGTCTGGTGGATCAAGGCTTCTATTCAGGACCACGTGATGCGCAATTGGTCGATGGTCCGCACTGGTTCGACCTCGTCGCAGAAATCGCTGTTTTTCAATATGCGGCGTGTTCAGGCGCAGTTGGAACGGGTCCAATCCGCGAAGGGCCACAAGCTGGACCGCCATCAGTTACACCAAAAGATCGCCACCGAAATTGGGGTGCCGATCCGGGATGTGGAAATGATGGAAGGCCGGTTGTCCGGGTCTGATTTCTCGTTGAATGCAGTGCAATCGGCGGATGAGGATGGCCGCGAATGGATTGACGCATTGGAAGACGACAGCATCCAGGCCGAGGAACTGGTCGAGAAACGTCACGACAGACGGCAGTTGCGGGTCTGGTTGGTGGCGGCGATGCAGGCCTTGAACCGCCGCGAGCGCTTCATTGTCAAAGAACGTAAACTGCGGGATCGACCACGCACCCTCGAAAGTCTGGGCTCTGAATTGGGTCTGTCCAAAGAGCGTGTCCGCCAGCTAGAGGCCGCTGCTTTTCTGAAAATGCGGAAAAGCCTTGAAAATCAATCCCGAGAGGTTCATAGCCTACTCGTATGA
- the cobU gene encoding bifunctional adenosylcobinamide kinase/adenosylcobinamide-phosphate guanylyltransferase has translation MSKQVTLILGGAASGKSSYAERICFNSAKRRTYLATSQIVDSEMRVKIDKHVVQRGGGWTTYEEHLDLSPILLSFDQSQICLLDCATMWLSNQLLAGNNLQIAQQELLTAISCCKSELVIVSNEVGMGIVPDNALARQFREAQGRLNIVLAEHADCVVHVVAGLPNVLKGAVS, from the coding sequence TTGTCTAAACAAGTCACACTGATTTTGGGGGGAGCAGCCTCTGGAAAGAGTTCATATGCCGAACGTATATGTTTTAATTCCGCAAAAAGAAGGACTTACTTAGCCACATCACAAATAGTTGATAGTGAAATGCGCGTTAAAATAGACAAACATGTCGTGCAAAGAGGGGGCGGGTGGACAACCTATGAGGAGCATTTGGACCTTTCGCCAATTCTGCTCTCATTTGATCAATCCCAAATTTGCCTATTGGATTGCGCTACAATGTGGTTGTCAAATCAATTACTGGCCGGAAATAACCTCCAAATTGCTCAGCAGGAATTACTGACTGCAATTTCTTGCTGCAAATCAGAGCTGGTAATTGTTTCAAATGAGGTCGGAATGGGAATTGTCCCGGACAATGCTCTGGCCCGCCAATTTCGCGAAGCCCAGGGACGATTAAACATTGTCCTTGCCGAGCATGCGGACTGCGTCGTTCATGTGGTTGCCGGACTACCAAATGTGCTGAAAGGTGCTGTTTCGTGA
- a CDS encoding histidine phosphatase family protein, with translation MTRLYLVRHGPTHAKCMVGWSDLPADLSDGAALARLDNYLPQDALVVSSDLTRAVATADAIQGSRPRLPHTQNLREIHFGDWELRTWAEIDAEDPVRIKAYWETPGDVTPPRGESWNQVCTRVDAAIDQLVQAHSGRNLIVVGHFGQILTQVQRAEKLTAEEVFAHRIDNLSVSEISKSSKGWSIGKINHCP, from the coding sequence GTGACCCGCCTGTATTTGGTTCGACATGGTCCAACCCATGCCAAATGTATGGTCGGATGGTCAGATTTGCCCGCCGATCTATCCGATGGCGCTGCCTTGGCGCGACTGGATAATTATCTGCCACAGGATGCGCTTGTCGTTTCATCGGACCTGACACGGGCCGTGGCCACCGCCGATGCCATACAGGGCAGCCGGCCCCGCCTGCCCCACACCCAAAACTTGCGTGAAATTCACTTTGGCGACTGGGAATTACGGACCTGGGCCGAGATTGACGCTGAAGACCCGGTGCGGATCAAGGCCTACTGGGAAACCCCAGGAGATGTGACTCCACCGCGCGGTGAAAGCTGGAATCAGGTCTGCACACGCGTTGACGCAGCTATTGATCAGCTTGTTCAGGCCCATTCTGGCAGGAATTTAATTGTCGTGGGACATTTCGGCCAAATATTAACACAAGTGCAGCGTGCTGAAAAACTAACCGCAGAAGAGGTCTTTGCTCATCGCATTGACAATCTGTCGGTCAGCGAAATCAGCAAGAGTTCCAAAGGATGGAGTATAGGCAAAATCAATCACTGTCCTTGA
- a CDS encoding glutathione S-transferase gives MTYDLYIGDRMFSSWSLRGWLMLEKFAIPHNTHMIGLYSGTMAKDMEELAPARLVPTLRTPDGLVVGESLAMGETLAELNPTAGLWPSDPAQRATARWLCAEMVGGFGALRSDCAMQFRHIWKDFIPSDAVKADLARVETLWAHARAMSGSADGFLFGTYSLADVFYTPVAARIVGYDLPVSQAARAYCNLLLADPAVLKWQQLAQDVTYDPMPYDMDLPKRPWTLAN, from the coding sequence ATGACATATGATCTTTATATTGGCGACCGCATGTTTTCCAGTTGGTCTTTACGCGGCTGGCTCATGCTCGAAAAGTTTGCAATCCCGCATAACACTCACATGATTGGGTTGTATTCCGGCACCATGGCCAAAGACATGGAGGAATTGGCGCCGGCGCGGCTGGTTCCGACCCTGCGCACTCCAGACGGGCTGGTCGTCGGGGAATCCTTGGCAATGGGGGAAACCCTGGCCGAACTAAACCCAACGGCTGGTCTATGGCCCAGTGACCCTGCACAACGGGCAACTGCACGTTGGTTATGTGCAGAAATGGTCGGTGGATTTGGGGCGCTTCGCAGTGACTGCGCCATGCAGTTTCGCCATATTTGGAAAGATTTTATCCCGTCCGATGCCGTCAAAGCGGATCTGGCCCGCGTCGAGACCCTTTGGGCACATGCCCGCGCTATGTCGGGCAGTGCAGACGGTTTCCTGTTTGGCACCTATTCGCTGGCGGATGTTTTCTATACGCCTGTAGCAGCGCGCATTGTTGGGTATGACCTACCCGTATCACAGGCAGCGCGCGCCTATTGTAATCTGTTGTTAGCAGACCCCGCCGTTTTAAAATGGCAACAGCTGGCACAAGACGTGACATATGACCCGATGCCCTATGATATGGATCTGCCCAAGCGCCCCTGGACCCTGGCGAACTAA
- a CDS encoding YifB family Mg chelatase-like AAA ATPase: MTARAYTVAFQGVEARQVEVQCAVAPGLPAFSVVGLPDKAVSEARDRVRSAFATMSIALPSKRITINLSPADLPKEGSHFDLSIALALLAAIDIIPAEAAAETIALGELSLDGTLVPVIGALPAAMTAAEEQRTLLCPQASGAEAAWVTTANVIGAANLAEVVRHFTGQMLIAPSQPGEVSSPAAVKDLRDVRGQERAKRALEIAAAGRHHILMVGTPGSGKSMLAARLPGILPPLSPGEALQTSMIQSLCGMIEEGGINRTRPFREPHHTASMAAIVGGGRQAKPGEISLAHNGILFLDEFPEFNRAVLETLRQPIETGEVMIARANAHVKYPSRFMLVAAANPCKCGYLTDPARACSRAPICGEDYMGRISGPLMDRFDLRVEVPPVAFSDLDLPANGDSTEQVAARVAAARALQSTRFKDHSELRQNTDIEGELLEQVARPDSESRDLLRRASDRFGLTARGYHRVLRVARTIADLDGAPDIRRRDVAEALSFRLATSR; this comes from the coding sequence ATGACCGCGCGCGCCTATACCGTTGCATTCCAGGGGGTCGAGGCCCGCCAGGTCGAGGTGCAATGTGCTGTCGCACCGGGCCTGCCTGCGTTTTCGGTGGTCGGGTTGCCCGACAAGGCCGTATCCGAGGCCCGCGACAGGGTGCGATCAGCCTTTGCGACCATGTCGATTGCGCTGCCGTCCAAGCGGATCACCATCAATCTGTCGCCGGCTGACCTGCCGAAGGAGGGCAGCCATTTCGACCTGTCCATTGCCCTGGCGCTGCTGGCGGCCATTGACATTATCCCGGCCGAGGCCGCCGCCGAAACCATTGCGCTGGGTGAGCTGTCGCTCGACGGGACGCTGGTTCCTGTTATCGGCGCCCTGCCAGCCGCTATGACCGCCGCCGAAGAACAACGCACCTTACTGTGTCCGCAGGCCTCGGGTGCCGAGGCGGCCTGGGTCACGACCGCAAACGTAATTGGCGCCGCTAACCTGGCCGAGGTGGTGCGCCATTTCACTGGTCAGATGCTGATTGCCCCGTCCCAGCCCGGCGAGGTCAGCAGCCCGGCAGCGGTCAAGGATCTGCGGGACGTCAGGGGCCAGGAACGGGCCAAACGGGCGCTGGAAATTGCGGCGGCCGGCCGTCATCACATTTTGATGGTGGGCACACCGGGGTCCGGAAAATCGATGTTGGCCGCAAGACTACCCGGTATTCTGCCACCGCTGTCTCCGGGTGAGGCACTGCAGACATCGATGATCCAGTCCCTGTGCGGCATGATCGAAGAAGGTGGCATCAACCGCACCCGCCCGTTTCGCGAACCGCATCACACGGCGTCGATGGCGGCGATTGTCGGCGGCGGCCGTCAGGCCAAACCGGGCGAGATCAGTCTGGCGCACAACGGCATCTTATTTCTGGACGAGTTCCCCGAGTTCAACCGCGCGGTGTTGGAAACCCTGCGCCAGCCCATTGAAACCGGCGAAGTGATGATTGCCCGCGCCAACGCGCACGTAAAATACCCCAGCCGGTTCATGCTGGTGGCGGCCGCCAATCCCTGCAAATGCGGCTATCTGACCGACCCCGCCCGGGCCTGTTCGCGGGCGCCGATCTGTGGCGAGGATTATATGGGGCGCATTTCCGGCCCCCTGATGGACCGGTTTGATTTGCGGGTCGAAGTGCCGCCGGTTGCATTTAGCGATCTGGACCTGCCCGCAAACGGCGATAGCACAGAACAGGTCGCTGCCCGCGTTGCTGCCGCGCGCGCGCTGCAAAGCACTCGTTTTAAAGATCACAGTGAATTGCGGCAGAATACCGATATCGAGGGGGAGTTGCTGGAACAGGTGGCGCGACCAGACAGCGAAAGTCGCGACTTATTACGCCGCGCCTCAGATCGGTTTGGCCTGACAGCGCGGGGCTATCACCGGGTGCTACGTGTGGCCCGAACAATTGCGGATCTTGACGGTGCGCCAGACATCCGCCGCCGCGATGTGGCCGAGGCGCTGAGCTTCAGACTGGCCACATCACGCTAG
- the gshB gene encoding glutathione synthase has translation MKIAFQMDPIGDVDINADSSFRLAEEAQARGHTLFFYGPDQLAYQEGRVTARGQDMTVQRVAGDPAILGPEREVDLADFDVIWLRQDPPFDMNYITATHILDRLKDQVLVVNDPFWVRNYPEKLLVLDFPDLTPPTTIARDLDTIKAFKAKHGDVILKPLYGNGGAGVFRLDANDRNLTSLHELFTSFSREPLIVQKFLPDVSNGDKRVILVDGEPVGAINRVPAKGETRSNMHVGGRPEKIGLTERDLEICAAIGPLLKEKGQVFVGIDVIGDYLTEINVTSPTGIQELERFDGVNIAEKIWQAIEAKL, from the coding sequence ATGAAGATCGCCTTTCAGATGGACCCAATCGGGGACGTGGACATCAACGCAGACAGCAGCTTCCGGCTGGCCGAAGAGGCACAGGCCCGCGGGCACACGCTGTTTTTCTACGGGCCGGACCAACTGGCCTATCAAGAGGGCCGCGTCACCGCCCGTGGTCAGGACATGACCGTGCAGCGGGTGGCAGGCGATCCGGCTATCTTAGGCCCCGAGCGCGAGGTGGATCTGGCAGACTTCGATGTGATCTGGTTGCGTCAGGATCCTCCGTTCGACATGAACTACATCACTGCAACCCATATACTGGACCGGCTCAAGGATCAGGTTCTGGTGGTGAATGACCCGTTCTGGGTGCGCAATTACCCGGAAAAACTGCTGGTTCTGGATTTCCCGGACCTGACGCCACCGACAACGATTGCACGCGATCTGGACACCATCAAGGCGTTCAAGGCCAAGCACGGCGATGTGATTCTGAAGCCACTTTATGGCAACGGCGGCGCCGGGGTGTTTCGACTGGACGCCAATGACCGCAATCTGACCTCACTGCACGAGTTGTTCACAAGTTTCAGCCGCGAGCCGCTGATCGTGCAGAAATTCCTGCCCGACGTCAGCAATGGCGACAAGCGCGTGATATTGGTCGATGGCGAACCAGTCGGCGCCATCAACCGTGTCCCAGCCAAGGGCGAAACCCGGTCTAACATGCACGTCGGCGGTCGCCCCGAGAAAATCGGCCTGACCGAACGCGATCTGGAAATCTGCGCCGCCATCGGCCCATTGTTGAAGGAAAAAGGTCAGGTTTTTGTCGGCATCGACGTGATTGGCGACTATCTGACCGAAATCAACGTGACTTCTCCGACTGGTATCCAAGAGCTGGAGCGCTTTGATGGGGTGAATATTGCCGAGAAGATCTGGCAAGCGATTGAGGCCAAACTATAA
- a CDS encoding YraN family protein, with translation MAGPQDPHGRGQRAYLAGEAAEDQVVKHYEARGYSLAERRWRGAGGEIDLIFRSGAALVFVEVKHSKTRARAALRITEAQMRRIYASAGQYLDNEPAGQLTESRFDVALVDGAGQIEIIENAFGQG, from the coding sequence ATGGCAGGGCCGCAAGATCCCCATGGACGCGGACAGCGGGCTTATCTGGCGGGGGAGGCGGCCGAGGATCAGGTGGTCAAACACTATGAGGCCCGCGGCTATAGCCTTGCCGAGCGGCGTTGGCGTGGTGCAGGCGGCGAGATCGATCTGATTTTTCGCTCGGGTGCTGCCTTGGTCTTTGTCGAGGTAAAGCACAGCAAAACCCGCGCCCGCGCCGCCCTGCGGATCACAGAGGCACAGATGCGCCGGATTTACGCCAGTGCGGGACAGTATTTGGACAATGAACCTGCAGGCCAGCTGACCGAATCCCGCTTTGACGTGGCCTTGGTCGATGGGGCGGGCCAGATTGAAATCATCGAAAATGCCTTTGGACAGGGTTGA